In a single window of the Nocardioides massiliensis genome:
- a CDS encoding MCE family protein gives MITRRTKVQLLIFVLITVVGVTFIGGRYAKLDRLFYDSTFEVVAHFEDSGGIFTNAAVAYRGVTIGQVAKLEAADKGVYVTLAIDKGTEPIPAQTRAIVANKSAVGEQYVDLQPEVDEGPFLEDGAEIPLAKTAIPITTTKLLTDLSNTVQSVDNADLRTVITEFGDAFADTGPALSQIIDTGNSFLREADRRFEATAALIRDSNTVLRTQLGAASAIRDFSRDLGLFSDTLVASDASLRTVIESGSATARQLRTFLERNEVDLAELINNLVTTGEIVVTRIPGIRQLLILYPYVVAGGYTVVSKSANSDGLYDAHFGLILTTDPHVCVEGYDTPIRAPQDLTDLPMNETARCTEPASKSNARGAQNAPRAGQQSTVRGSSNRAPVIATYDGATKELQFTDKDPDADVTYRGGARAAYGEDSWKWLLLGPLTAGE, from the coding sequence ATGATCACCCGCCGTACGAAGGTCCAGCTGCTGATCTTCGTCCTCATCACCGTCGTGGGCGTGACGTTCATCGGCGGCCGCTACGCCAAGCTCGACCGGCTCTTCTACGACAGCACCTTCGAGGTGGTCGCCCACTTCGAGGACTCCGGCGGCATCTTCACCAACGCCGCCGTCGCCTACCGCGGCGTCACCATCGGTCAGGTCGCCAAGCTGGAGGCCGCCGACAAGGGGGTCTACGTCACCCTCGCCATCGACAAGGGCACCGAGCCGATCCCGGCACAGACGCGGGCGATCGTCGCCAACAAGTCGGCGGTGGGCGAGCAGTACGTCGACCTGCAGCCCGAGGTCGACGAGGGCCCCTTCCTCGAGGACGGCGCCGAGATCCCGCTGGCGAAGACCGCCATCCCGATCACGACGACGAAGCTGCTCACCGACCTCAGCAACACCGTCCAGTCGGTCGACAACGCAGACCTGCGCACCGTCATCACCGAGTTCGGCGACGCCTTCGCCGACACCGGTCCGGCGCTGTCGCAGATCATCGACACCGGCAACTCTTTCCTGCGCGAGGCCGATCGCCGGTTCGAGGCCACCGCGGCCCTGATCCGCGACTCCAACACGGTGCTGCGCACCCAGCTCGGCGCGGCCTCGGCGATCCGCGACTTCTCCCGTGACCTGGGTCTGTTCAGCGACACCCTGGTCGCCAGCGACGCGAGCCTGCGCACGGTGATCGAGTCGGGCAGCGCCACTGCCCGTCAGCTGCGCACCTTCCTCGAGCGCAACGAGGTCGACCTCGCCGAGCTGATCAACAACCTCGTGACGACCGGTGAGATCGTGGTGACCCGCATCCCCGGCATCCGTCAGCTGCTGATCCTCTATCCCTACGTCGTCGCGGGCGGCTACACCGTGGTGTCGAAGTCGGCCAACAGCGACGGCTTGTACGACGCCCACTTCGGCCTGATCCTCACCACCGACCCGCATGTCTGCGTCGAGGGCTACGACACGCCGATCCGCGCCCCGCAGGACCTGACCGACCTGCCGATGAACGAGACGGCACGCTGCACCGAGCCCGCCTCCAAGTCCAACGCCCGGGGTGCCCAGAACGCCCCGCGCGCCGGTCAGCAGTCGACCGTGCGGGGGAGCAGCAACCGGGCTCCGGTGATCGCCACCTACGATGGCGCCACCAAAGAGCTGCAGTTCACCGACAAGGACCCCGACGCCGACGTGACCTACCGAGGCGGCGCCCGTGCGGCATACGGGGAGGACTCCTGGAAGTGGCTGCTCCTCGGACCGCTGACCGCTGGGGAGTGA
- a CDS encoding J domain-containing protein yields the protein MTPPELTYYDVLGVSRDADPQQIKAAWRAAIDRYDPGEGSAQFTLFNTAAEVLLDPARRAEYDAGLTARPTPEPAPEPAPEPEPAGEPVAAGSAVRSGPPRLMVAVVVVLAVLAAGTAVWLRMQASEAAQVEDARRVAPAVAAEAAEAVLAYSHDTLAADRDAGVKYFTGNYRDDYVETMDSVIADTASQTEATVVAEVLETGVIRAEPGRAEVLLYVNQVTTSKANDGQPTTALNRVRFTMVERDGTWLVDDIESY from the coding sequence GTGACCCCACCCGAGCTGACCTACTACGACGTGCTGGGCGTGTCCCGCGACGCCGACCCGCAGCAGATCAAGGCCGCCTGGCGCGCCGCGATCGACCGCTACGACCCGGGGGAGGGGTCCGCGCAGTTCACCCTCTTCAACACCGCGGCCGAGGTCCTGCTCGACCCGGCCCGGCGAGCGGAGTACGACGCCGGCCTCACGGCGCGTCCGACGCCGGAGCCGGCACCCGAGCCGGCACCCGAGCCGGAGCCGGCGGGGGAGCCCGTCGCGGCGGGGTCCGCCGTACGCTCGGGACCGCCGCGGCTCATGGTGGCCGTCGTGGTGGTGCTGGCCGTGCTGGCCGCCGGCACCGCCGTTTGGCTGCGCATGCAGGCGAGCGAGGCGGCGCAGGTCGAGGACGCCCGTCGGGTCGCCCCCGCCGTCGCGGCCGAGGCCGCCGAGGCGGTGCTGGCCTACAGCCACGACACGCTCGCGGCAGACCGCGACGCCGGGGTGAAGTACTTCACCGGCAACTACCGCGACGACTACGTCGAGACGATGGACTCGGTCATCGCCGACACCGCGAGCCAGACGGAGGCGACCGTGGTCGCCGAGGTGCTGGAGACCGGTGTCATCCGCGCGGAGCCGGGTCGCGCCGAGGTGCTCCTCTACGTCAACCAGGTCACCACGAGCAAGGCCAACGACGGCCAGCCGACCACGGCGCTCAACCGGGTGCGGTTCACGATGGTCGAGCGCGACGGCACCTGGCTGGTCGACGACATCGAGTCCTACTGA
- the rpoB gene encoding DNA-directed RNA polymerase subunit beta, translating to MAASRSNQNDRTNPRRISFAKISEPLEVPQLLALQTTSFDWLVGNERWQAEVQRRTDEGEDVSPKSGLQEIFEEISPIEDFSETMSLSFENPVFYDPKYSVEECKEKDFTYCAPLYVSAEFTNNDTGEIKGQTVFMGDFPLMSDKGTFIINGTERVVVSQLVRSPGVYFERSADKTSDKDIYTSKIIPSRGAWLEFEIDKRDIVGVRLDRKRKQNVTVLLKALGWTNEQIREEFGDYESMMLTLEKDNTETQRDALLDIYRKLRPGEPPTEEAAQTLLENYYFNPKRYDLAKVGRYKINKKLGTQEAFDQQTLTVDDIVATIRFIVALHDGRTEVEAPAGTIEVRADDIDHFGNRRMRTVGELIQNQLRTGLARMERVVRERMTTQDVEAITPQSLINIRPVTAALKEFFGTSQLSQFMDQTNPIAGLTHKRRLSALGPGGLSRDRAGFEVRDVHPSHYGRMCPIETPEGPNIGLIGSLSTFGRINPFGFIETPYRRVVKGKVSDDIDYLTADEEDRFVIAQANAALTDDGSFAEERVLVRTRGGETVDIPRDEVDYMDVSPRQMVSVATALIPFLEHDDANRALMGANMQRQAVPLVKSDSPLVGTGMEYRAAVDAGDVVTADAPGVVKEVSADLIEVAQDDGTYRSYRMQKFSRSNQGTSINQRPLVAEGERVEVGTPIADGPCTDNGEMALGSNLLVAFMPWHGHNYEDAIILSQRLVQEDVLTSIHIEEHEVDARDTKLGPEEITRDIPNVSEEMLADLDERGIIRIGAEVTTGDILVGKVTPKGETELTPEERLLRAIFGEKAREVRDTSMKVPHGEAGTVIGVRVFDREDGDELPPGVNQLVRVYVAQKRKISVGDKLAGRHGNKGVIAKILPIEDMPFLEDGTPVDVVLNPLGVPRRMNIGQILELHLGWLAKQGWDLNLSEDQDDADWKQRLIKIHADSAEPGTKVATPVFDGAREDEITGLLSAARPNRDGVRLVGENGKARLFDGRSGEPFPDPVSVGYMYILKLHHLVDDKIHARSTGPYSMITQQPLGGKAQFGGQRFGEMEVWAMEAYGAAYALQELLTIKSDDVPGRVKVYEAIVKGENIPDSGIPESFKVLVKEMQSLCLNVEVLSQDGTAIEMRDAEEDVFRAAEELGIDLSRREPSSVEEV from the coding sequence TTGGCCGCCTCGCGCAGCAACCAGAACGACCGTACCAACCCCCGCCGCATCTCCTTCGCCAAGATCTCCGAACCCCTCGAGGTTCCCCAGCTCCTTGCTCTTCAGACCACCAGCTTCGACTGGTTGGTCGGCAACGAGCGCTGGCAGGCCGAGGTGCAGCGTCGGACCGATGAGGGCGAGGACGTCAGCCCCAAGTCGGGCCTGCAGGAGATCTTCGAGGAGATCTCGCCGATCGAGGACTTCTCCGAGACGATGTCGCTCTCGTTCGAGAACCCGGTCTTCTACGACCCGAAGTACAGCGTCGAGGAGTGCAAGGAGAAGGACTTCACCTACTGCGCTCCGCTGTACGTCTCCGCCGAGTTCACCAACAACGACACCGGCGAGATCAAGGGCCAGACGGTCTTCATGGGGGACTTCCCCCTGATGAGCGACAAGGGCACCTTCATCATCAACGGCACGGAGCGCGTCGTCGTCTCGCAGCTCGTGCGGTCGCCCGGTGTCTACTTCGAGCGCTCGGCCGACAAGACGTCCGACAAGGACATCTACACCTCCAAGATCATCCCGTCGCGCGGTGCGTGGCTGGAGTTCGAGATCGACAAGCGCGACATCGTCGGCGTCCGTCTCGACCGCAAGCGCAAGCAGAACGTCACCGTCCTGCTCAAGGCGCTCGGCTGGACCAACGAGCAGATCCGTGAGGAGTTCGGCGACTACGAGTCGATGATGCTCACGCTGGAGAAGGACAACACCGAGACCCAGCGCGACGCCCTGCTCGACATCTACCGCAAGCTGCGTCCGGGCGAGCCCCCCACGGAGGAGGCCGCGCAGACCCTGTTGGAGAACTACTACTTCAACCCCAAGCGCTACGACCTGGCCAAGGTCGGTCGTTACAAGATCAACAAGAAGCTCGGCACGCAGGAAGCCTTCGACCAGCAGACCCTGACCGTGGACGACATCGTCGCCACGATCCGGTTCATCGTCGCGCTGCACGACGGGCGCACCGAGGTCGAGGCGCCGGCGGGCACCATCGAGGTCCGCGCCGACGACATCGACCACTTCGGCAACCGCCGTATGCGCACGGTCGGAGAGCTCATCCAGAACCAGCTCCGCACGGGTCTGGCTCGGATGGAGCGCGTGGTCCGCGAGCGGATGACCACCCAGGACGTCGAGGCGATCACGCCGCAGTCACTGATCAACATCCGGCCCGTCACCGCGGCGCTGAAGGAGTTCTTCGGAACCTCGCAGCTGTCGCAGTTCATGGACCAGACCAACCCGATCGCGGGCCTGACCCACAAGCGCCGGCTCTCCGCGCTCGGCCCCGGTGGTCTGTCGCGCGACCGCGCCGGCTTCGAGGTCCGCGACGTCCACCCGTCGCACTACGGCCGCATGTGCCCGATCGAGACGCCCGAAGGTCCCAACATCGGTCTGATCGGCTCGCTGTCGACCTTCGGCCGGATCAACCCGTTCGGCTTCATCGAGACGCCGTACCGCCGCGTGGTCAAGGGCAAGGTCAGCGACGACATCGACTACCTGACCGCCGACGAGGAGGACCGCTTCGTCATCGCGCAGGCCAACGCCGCGCTGACCGACGACGGCAGCTTCGCCGAGGAGCGGGTGCTCGTCCGCACCCGCGGTGGTGAGACCGTCGACATCCCGCGCGACGAGGTCGACTACATGGACGTCTCGCCGCGCCAGATGGTGTCGGTCGCGACGGCTCTCATCCCGTTCCTCGAGCACGACGACGCCAACCGCGCGCTCATGGGCGCCAACATGCAGCGCCAGGCGGTCCCGCTCGTCAAGAGCGACTCCCCGCTGGTCGGCACCGGCATGGAGTACCGCGCCGCGGTCGATGCCGGTGACGTCGTCACCGCTGACGCACCCGGCGTGGTCAAGGAGGTCTCGGCCGACCTGATCGAGGTCGCCCAGGACGACGGCACCTACCGCTCCTACCGGATGCAGAAGTTCAGCCGCTCCAACCAGGGCACCTCCATCAACCAGCGTCCGCTGGTCGCCGAGGGCGAGCGCGTCGAGGTCGGTACGCCGATCGCCGACGGTCCGTGCACCGACAACGGCGAGATGGCGCTCGGCAGCAACCTGCTCGTCGCCTTCATGCCGTGGCACGGCCACAACTACGAGGACGCGATCATCCTCAGCCAGCGGCTGGTGCAGGAGGACGTCCTCACCTCGATCCACATCGAGGAGCACGAGGTCGACGCCCGCGACACCAAGCTGGGACCGGAGGAGATCACCCGCGACATCCCGAACGTGTCCGAGGAGATGCTCGCCGACCTCGACGAGCGCGGCATCATCCGCATCGGCGCCGAGGTCACCACCGGTGACATCCTCGTCGGCAAGGTCACCCCGAAGGGCGAGACCGAGCTGACGCCCGAGGAGCGGCTGCTGCGCGCGATCTTCGGCGAGAAGGCGCGCGAGGTCCGCGACACCTCGATGAAGGTCCCGCACGGCGAGGCCGGCACGGTCATCGGCGTCCGGGTCTTCGACCGCGAGGACGGCGACGAGCTGCCCCCGGGCGTCAACCAGCTGGTCCGGGTCTACGTCGCGCAGAAGCGCAAGATCTCGGTGGGTGACAAGCTCGCGGGCCGTCACGGCAACAAGGGCGTCATCGCGAAGATCCTGCCGATCGAGGACATGCCGTTCCTCGAGGACGGCACCCCGGTCGACGTGGTGCTCAACCCGCTCGGTGTCCCGCGCCGGATGAACATCGGCCAGATCCTCGAGCTGCACCTGGGCTGGCTGGCCAAGCAGGGCTGGGACCTGAACCTCTCCGAGGACCAGGACGACGCCGACTGGAAGCAGCGTCTGATCAAGATCCACGCCGACTCCGCCGAGCCGGGCACCAAGGTCGCGACCCCGGTGTTCGACGGCGCGCGCGAGGACGAGATCACGGGTCTGCTCAGCGCAGCCCGGCCCAACCGCGACGGCGTCCGGTTGGTCGGCGAGAACGGCAAGGCGCGGCTCTTCGACGGCCGCAGTGGCGAGCCGTTCCCGGACCCGGTGTCGGTCGGCTACATGTACATCCTCAAGCTCCACCACCTGGTCGACGACAAGATCCACGCGCGCTCGACCGGGCCGTACTCCATGATCACCCAGCAGCCGCTCGGCGGTAAGGCCCAGTTCGGTGGCCAGCGCTTCGGTGAGATGGAGGTCTGGGCGATGGAGGCGTACGGCGCTGCCTACGCCCTCCAGGAGCTGCTGACGATCAAGTCCGACGACGTCCCCGGACGCGTCAAGGTCTACGAGGCGATCGTCAAGGGCGAGAACATCCCCGACTCCGGCATCCCCGAGTCGTTCAAGGTGCTCGTCAAGGAGATGCAGTCGCTGTGCCTGAACGTCGAGGTGCTGAGCCAGGACGGCACGGCCATCGAGATGCGCGACGCCGAGGAGGACGTCTTCCGGGCGGCCGAGGAGCTCGGCATCGACCTCTCCCGTCGTGAGCCGAGCAGCGTCGAGGAAGTGTGA
- a CDS encoding DNA-directed RNA polymerase subunit beta', which produces MLDVNFFDQLKIGLAGADDIRAWSHGEVKKPETINYRTLKPERDGLFCEKIFGPTRDWECYCGKYKRVRFKGIICERCGVEVTRSKVRRERMGHIELAAPVTHIWYFKGVPSRLGYLLDLAPKDLEKVIYFAAYMITSVDEDARHRDLSSLEAKVDLERKRLENRRDSAIDERAKKLEEDLAALEAEGAKSDAKRKVKDGAEREMKQLRDRSQREIDRLDEVWSRFKNLKVQDLEGDEMLYREMKSWFGKYFEGHMGAAAIQKRLQDFDIDAEVESLRDTIANGKGQKKVRALKRLKVVDAFRKTGHQPTGMVLDAVPVIPPELRPMVQLDGGRFATSDLNDLYRRVINRNNRLKRLLDLGAPEIIVNNEKRMLQEAVDSLFDNGRRGRPVTGPGNRPLKSISDMLKGKQGRFRQNLLGKRVDYSGRSVIVSGPQLKLHQCGLPKQMALELFKPFVMKRLVDLSHAQNIKSAKRMVERARPVVWDVLEEVITEHPVLLNRAPTLHRLGIQAFEPQLIEGKAIQIHPLVCSAFNADFDGDQMAVHLPLSAEAQAEARILMLSTNNILKPSDGRPVTMPTQDMIIGLFFLTTLREGAVGEGRVFSSASEAVMAFDRGELALQSLVKIRFTDIVPSHGMEVPEGWEPGQPITVETSLGRALFNETLPMDYPFVNYEVGKKQLGAIVNDLAERYTKVEVAASLDALKDTGFYWATRSGVTVSIEDVVTPADKAQILEGYEAQAAKVQKQFERGLVTDDERRQELIEIWTQASSEVGRAMEANFDRSNPIYMMVDSGASGNMNQIRQVAAMRGLVANPKGEIIPRPIKSNFREGLSVLEYFIATHGARKGLADTALRTADSGYLTRRLVDVSQDVIIREDDCGTERGLPKRIGDKLEDGRVVKAENAETAAYARAAAVDVVHPETGEVLAGAGEDLGDVKIAELVTAGITEVKVRSVLTCDARTGTCAKCYGRSLATGKLVDIGEAVGIIAAQSIGEPGTQLTMRTFHTGGVASADDITQGLPRVVELFEARSPKGRSPITEAAGRVEIEETDKARKVLVTPDDGSEVQEYPVSKRSRLLVADGDHVEVGQMLTQGTPDPQDVLRILGVRKAQEHLVDEVQAVYRSQGVAIHDKHIEIIVRQMLRRVTVIEAGDTRLLPSDLVDRVRFEEENRRVVSEGGKPASGRPVLMGITKASLATESWLSAASFQETTRVLTDAAINGKSDSLAGLKENVIIGKLIPAGTGLERYRNIRVEPTEEARAAAYSVTGYDSYDYDFAGSGGQAVALDDFDFGSYQG; this is translated from the coding sequence GTGCTCGACGTGAACTTCTTCGACCAGCTGAAGATCGGCCTGGCCGGCGCGGACGACATCCGCGCCTGGAGCCACGGCGAGGTCAAGAAGCCGGAGACCATCAACTACCGCACGCTCAAGCCCGAGCGTGACGGTCTCTTCTGCGAGAAGATCTTCGGTCCCACCCGGGACTGGGAGTGCTACTGCGGCAAGTACAAGCGCGTGCGCTTCAAGGGGATCATCTGCGAGCGGTGTGGCGTGGAGGTCACCCGCTCCAAGGTCCGCCGCGAGCGGATGGGCCACATCGAGCTGGCCGCCCCGGTCACGCACATCTGGTACTTCAAGGGTGTGCCGAGCCGCCTGGGCTACCTGCTCGACCTGGCGCCGAAGGACCTCGAGAAGGTCATCTACTTCGCCGCCTACATGATCACCTCGGTCGACGAGGACGCGCGCCACCGCGACCTGTCCTCGCTCGAGGCGAAGGTCGACCTGGAGCGCAAGCGCCTGGAGAACCGTCGCGACTCCGCGATCGACGAGCGGGCCAAGAAGCTCGAGGAGGACCTCGCCGCGCTGGAGGCCGAGGGCGCCAAGTCCGACGCCAAGCGCAAGGTCAAGGACGGCGCCGAGCGGGAGATGAAGCAGCTGCGCGACCGTTCGCAGCGCGAGATCGACCGCCTCGACGAGGTCTGGAGCCGGTTCAAGAACCTCAAGGTCCAAGACCTCGAGGGCGACGAGATGCTCTACCGGGAGATGAAGTCCTGGTTCGGCAAGTACTTCGAGGGCCACATGGGTGCCGCCGCGATCCAGAAGCGGCTCCAGGACTTCGACATCGACGCCGAGGTCGAGTCGCTGCGCGACACCATCGCCAACGGCAAGGGCCAGAAGAAGGTCCGGGCGCTCAAGCGGCTCAAGGTCGTCGACGCGTTCCGCAAGACCGGCCACCAGCCCACCGGCATGGTGCTCGACGCGGTCCCGGTGATCCCGCCGGAGCTGCGGCCGATGGTGCAGCTCGACGGTGGCCGGTTCGCCACCTCCGACCTCAACGACCTCTACCGCCGGGTGATCAACCGCAACAACCGCCTCAAGCGGCTGCTCGACCTGGGTGCGCCGGAGATCATCGTCAACAACGAGAAGCGGATGCTCCAGGAGGCCGTGGACTCGCTGTTCGACAACGGTCGCCGCGGTCGTCCGGTCACCGGGCCGGGCAACCGGCCGCTGAAGTCGATCTCCGACATGCTCAAGGGCAAGCAGGGTCGCTTCCGTCAGAACCTGCTCGGCAAGCGCGTGGACTACTCGGGCCGTTCGGTCATCGTGTCCGGTCCGCAGCTCAAGCTGCACCAGTGCGGTCTGCCCAAGCAGATGGCGCTGGAGCTGTTCAAGCCGTTCGTGATGAAGCGGCTGGTCGACCTCTCGCACGCGCAGAACATCAAGTCCGCCAAGCGGATGGTGGAGCGCGCGCGTCCGGTCGTGTGGGACGTGCTCGAGGAGGTCATCACCGAGCACCCCGTGCTGCTCAACCGCGCACCCACGCTGCACCGTCTCGGCATCCAGGCCTTCGAGCCGCAGCTGATCGAGGGCAAGGCCATCCAGATCCACCCGCTCGTCTGCTCGGCGTTCAACGCCGACTTCGACGGTGACCAGATGGCGGTGCACCTGCCGCTGTCTGCTGAGGCGCAGGCCGAGGCCCGCATCCTCATGCTCTCGACCAACAACATCCTCAAGCCGTCGGACGGCCGTCCGGTGACCATGCCCACCCAGGACATGATCATCGGTCTGTTCTTCCTCACCACCCTGCGCGAGGGTGCCGTCGGCGAGGGTCGCGTGTTCTCGTCCGCCTCGGAGGCCGTCATGGCGTTCGACCGCGGCGAGCTGGCGCTGCAGAGCCTGGTCAAGATCCGGTTCACCGACATCGTGCCGTCCCACGGCATGGAGGTGCCGGAGGGCTGGGAGCCCGGTCAGCCGATCACGGTCGAGACCTCGCTCGGTCGCGCGCTGTTCAACGAGACCCTGCCGATGGACTACCCCTTCGTGAACTACGAGGTCGGCAAGAAGCAGCTGGGTGCCATCGTCAACGACCTGGCCGAGCGCTACACCAAGGTCGAGGTCGCGGCGTCGCTCGACGCTCTCAAGGACACCGGTTTCTACTGGGCCACCCGGTCCGGCGTGACCGTGTCGATCGAGGACGTCGTCACCCCGGCGGACAAGGCCCAGATCCTCGAGGGCTACGAGGCGCAGGCCGCGAAGGTCCAGAAGCAGTTCGAGCGCGGTCTGGTCACCGACGACGAGCGTCGTCAGGAGCTCATCGAGATCTGGACCCAGGCCTCGAGCGAGGTCGGTCGTGCGATGGAGGCGAACTTCGACCGGAGCAACCCCATCTACATGATGGTGGACTCCGGCGCCTCCGGAAACATGAACCAGATCCGTCAGGTCGCGGCCATGCGTGGTCTGGTGGCCAACCCCAAGGGCGAGATCATCCCGCGGCCGATCAAGTCGAACTTCCGCGAGGGCCTGTCGGTCCTGGAGTACTTCATCGCCACCCACGGTGCCCGCAAGGGTCTGGCCGACACCGCGCTGCGGACGGCTGACTCGGGCTACCTGACCCGGCGACTGGTCGACGTGTCGCAGGACGTCATCATCCGCGAGGACGACTGCGGCACCGAGCGCGGTCTGCCCAAGCGGATCGGCGACAAGCTCGAGGACGGCCGTGTGGTCAAGGCGGAGAACGCCGAGACCGCGGCGTACGCCCGGGCTGCTGCCGTCGACGTGGTCCACCCGGAGACCGGCGAGGTGCTCGCCGGGGCCGGCGAGGACCTCGGCGACGTCAAGATCGCCGAGCTCGTGACGGCCGGGATCACGGAGGTCAAGGTCCGCTCGGTCCTGACCTGTGACGCCCGCACCGGCACCTGCGCGAAGTGCTACGGCCGCTCCCTGGCGACGGGCAAGCTCGTCGACATCGGCGAGGCGGTCGGCATCATCGCCGCCCAGTCGATCGGTGAGCCCGGCACGCAGCTGACCATGCGTACCTTCCACACCGGTGGTGTGGCCTCGGCCGACGACATCACGCAGGGTCTGCCCCGTGTGGTCGAGCTCTTCGAGGCGCGTTCGCCCAAGGGTCGCTCGCCGATCACCGAGGCGGCCGGTCGGGTCGAGATCGAGGAGACCGACAAGGCCCGCAAGGTCCTTGTCACTCCCGACGACGGCTCGGAGGTCCAGGAGTACCCCGTCAGCAAGCGCTCGCGCCTGCTGGTCGCCGACGGCGACCACGTCGAGGTCGGCCAGATGCTCACGCAGGGTACGCCCGACCCGCAGGACGTCCTGCGGATCCTGGGTGTGCGCAAGGCGCAGGAGCACCTGGTGGACGAGGTCCAGGCTGTGTACCGCAGCCAGGGCGTGGCGATCCACGACAAGCACATCGAGATCATCGTCCGGCAGATGCTGCGCCGGGTCACGGTGATCGAGGCCGGCGACACGCGCCTGCTCCCCTCCGACCTGGTGGACCGGGTCCGCTTCGAGGAGGAGAACCGTCGCGTGGTGTCCGAGGGCGGCAAGCCCGCCTCGGGTCGTCCGGTGCTGATGGGGATCACGAAGGCCTCGCTCGCCACCGAGTCGTGGCTCTCCGCGGCCTCCTTCCAGGAGACCACCCGCGTGCTCACCGACGCCGCCATCAACGGCAAGTCGGACTCGCTCGCGGGCCTGAAGGAGAACGTGATCATCGGAAAGCTGATCCCGGCGGGCACCGGCCTCGAGCGGTACCGCAACATCCGGGTCGAGCCGACCGAGGAGGCCCGCGCCGCGGCGTACTCCGTCACCGGCTACGACAGCTACGACTACGACTTCGCCGGTAGCGGCGGTCAGGCCGTAGCGCTCGACGACTTCGACTTTGGGTCCTACCAGGGCTGA